From the genome of Solidesulfovibrio carbinolicus, one region includes:
- a CDS encoding TolC family protein, whose protein sequence is MGRAFLPLLLVFLAAGCAKVEPAADFAKMAAVVAEREGVQPLWRRTPEDDAAVAGQAAAVAARGMTLSDAVRLALVNNPGVQARFEDIGVARSEVVQAGLPQNPSLAVLFGFPLFAGGPLGSLAATAMTSVSDLAQVKDRTAKAQAELERDILLVGLRACETAREARLAWLEVAYAKRALTLGGEVAGQVKKLSEAAKYYRSFGLADDARVAALEAGTAKAGLETAELRARLQVAKARLARLTGLDPAQPLDIAGEVPAKAVPLPPAGEASAYAKAHNLAVQAATFAEKAAQSGVALENIRWLRDFDIGLGYDLDIESNRTVGPGASVRLPLFDQNQAQKAKADHLRRQAARLVEEARGRAAEEALRALEEAGLARATAEALETGVLPPAARAAKWAGTYAGAMQLSELTALEASLELLRERLRHNQALLAEQQALVRLEFVLGGPIPGA, encoded by the coding sequence ATGGGACGCGCCTTCCTGCCCCTGCTGCTCGTTTTCCTGGCCGCCGGCTGCGCCAAGGTGGAGCCGGCGGCCGATTTCGCCAAAATGGCTGCCGTGGTGGCCGAACGCGAAGGGGTCCAGCCCCTGTGGCGGCGCACCCCCGAGGACGACGCGGCCGTGGCCGGGCAAGCCGCCGCCGTGGCCGCCCGGGGCATGACGCTCTCCGACGCCGTGCGTCTGGCCCTGGTCAACAACCCCGGCGTCCAGGCCCGGTTCGAGGACATCGGCGTGGCCCGATCCGAGGTGGTCCAGGCCGGGCTGCCCCAGAATCCGTCCCTGGCCGTGCTGTTCGGGTTCCCGCTATTCGCCGGCGGTCCCCTGGGCAGTCTGGCCGCCACGGCCATGACCTCGGTGTCCGATCTGGCCCAGGTGAAGGACCGCACGGCCAAGGCCCAGGCCGAACTCGAACGCGACATCCTGCTGGTGGGACTAAGGGCCTGCGAGACCGCCCGGGAAGCCCGGCTGGCCTGGCTGGAGGTGGCCTACGCCAAGCGCGCCCTGACCCTTGGCGGCGAGGTGGCCGGACAGGTGAAGAAACTGTCCGAGGCCGCCAAATACTACCGATCCTTTGGGCTGGCCGATGACGCCCGGGTGGCCGCTCTGGAAGCCGGCACGGCCAAGGCGGGCCTGGAAACCGCCGAACTGCGGGCCAGGCTCCAGGTGGCCAAGGCCCGGCTGGCCCGGCTGACCGGCCTCGACCCGGCCCAGCCCTTGGACATCGCCGGCGAGGTTCCGGCCAAGGCCGTGCCCCTGCCCCCGGCCGGCGAGGCCTCGGCCTATGCTAAGGCCCACAATCTGGCCGTCCAGGCCGCGACCTTCGCCGAAAAGGCCGCCCAAAGCGGCGTGGCCCTGGAAAACATCCGGTGGCTGCGGGACTTCGACATCGGCCTGGGCTACGACCTCGACATCGAAAGCAACCGGACCGTCGGCCCGGGCGCGTCGGTGCGGCTGCCGCTTTTCGACCAGAACCAGGCCCAAAAGGCCAAGGCCGACCACCTGCGACGGCAGGCCGCCCGGCTGGTGGAGGAGGCCAGGGGGCGGGCCGCCGAGGAGGCCCTGCGCGCCCTGGAGGAAGCCGGATTGGCCAGGGCCACGGCCGAGGCCCTGGAAACGGGCGTGCTGCCCCCGGCCGCCCGGGCGGCCAAGTGGGCCGGAACCTACGCCGGGGCCATGCAGCTTTCGGAGCTGACCGCCCTGGAGGCATCCTTGGAGCTTTTGCGCGAACGGCTGCGCCACAACCAGGCGCTCTTGGCCGAACAGCAAGCCCTGGTCCGGCTGGAGTTCGTTCTGGGCGGCCCCATCCCGGGAGCCTGA
- a CDS encoding glycosyltransferase family protein has protein sequence MTRTFIFLPPLKTVSGGLAVLAEVAAGLAGLGQDVALVLRDPSAPPLALPPGLPTVGLDAAGLTPDDVYVVPEGWPNALAPGLAAGARCLVYCQNWAYFHNGLPGGVTWDRLPVSFLAVSDPVARYIELATGTLPPVLRPAIDPALFFPPAQKPAPDPVRVGYMPRKNKALAAMIRQTTTARAVRTGLALEWAAIEGLTRQGVAQALRGCHVFLATGFPEGCPLPPLEAFACGCVVAGFAGFGGFDYMRPIGPGGYVPSVHLRDVPWGGNGFYAADNDVFGATLCLEAAAKLWNEGGPALTAALENAAATAAAYGPQAQQEALAGIWRTLVG, from the coding sequence TTGACGCGTACGTTTATTTTCCTGCCGCCGCTTAAAACGGTTTCCGGAGGGCTGGCCGTGCTGGCCGAGGTCGCGGCCGGGCTGGCCGGGCTGGGCCAGGACGTGGCCCTGGTCCTTCGCGATCCGTCCGCCCCGCCCCTGGCCCTGCCGCCGGGACTGCCGACGGTCGGGCTGGACGCCGCCGGCCTGACCCCGGACGACGTCTACGTCGTGCCCGAGGGCTGGCCCAACGCCCTGGCCCCGGGGCTGGCCGCCGGGGCGCGCTGTCTGGTCTACTGCCAGAACTGGGCCTACTTCCACAACGGCCTGCCGGGCGGCGTGACTTGGGACCGGCTGCCGGTTTCTTTTCTCGCCGTGTCCGACCCGGTGGCCCGCTATATCGAACTGGCGACCGGAACCCTGCCGCCGGTGCTGCGCCCGGCCATTGACCCGGCGCTCTTTTTCCCGCCCGCCCAAAAGCCGGCTCCTGACCCGGTACGCGTCGGTTACATGCCGCGCAAGAACAAGGCCCTGGCGGCCATGATCCGCCAGACCACCACGGCCCGGGCCGTCCGGACCGGGCTGGCCCTCGAATGGGCGGCCATCGAGGGGCTTACGCGCCAGGGCGTGGCCCAGGCCCTGCGCGGCTGCCACGTGTTTCTGGCTACGGGCTTTCCCGAGGGCTGCCCGCTGCCGCCCCTGGAGGCATTTGCCTGCGGCTGCGTCGTGGCCGGCTTTGCCGGCTTCGGCGGCTTCGACTACATGCGCCCCATCGGCCCGGGCGGCTACGTCCCGTCGGTTCACCTGCGCGACGTCCCCTGGGGCGGCAACGGCTTTTACGCCGCCGACAATGACGTTTTCGGGGCGACGCTGTGTCTGGAGGCGGCGGCGAAGCTTTGGAACGAAGGCGGCCCGGCCTTGACTGCGGCCCTGGAGAACGCGGCGGCCACGGCGGCGGCCTATGGGCCGCAGGCCCAGCAGGAGGCGCTGGCCGGTATTTGGCGTACCCTCGTCGGCTGA
- a CDS encoding aminotransferase-like domain-containing protein: protein MPAFAKRMSQVRRSFIREILKVTADPSIISFAGGLPKPDLFPTGPIAAAAARVLAENGPAALQYSVTEGEPALRQWIADRYKTKRGLDIDPATILITNGSQQSLDLLGKVFLDPGDVVGVELPGYIGAIQAFSVFEPTFAGVPLGPEGPDIDRLVDVLTRQQAKMFYAVPNFQNPSGLTYSLTARRAVAEAMRVSDAIFVEDDPYGELRFMGEALPPVSAFMTQDRYLLGTFSKIAAPGLRLGWVVADPDSLPKLVTAKQASDLHCSTLVQRILVQYLADNDLDAHIATIKAAYGTQRDLMVERIKAEFPEGVQYTEPEGGMFLWVTLPEGCSAFALFDLCIKEKVAFVPGEPFFVDGSGQRTMRLNFSNAEPERIVEGIRRMGRAIEKLLETPACPAGPSA from the coding sequence GTGCCCGCTTTCGCCAAACGCATGTCCCAGGTGCGCCGCTCGTTTATCCGGGAAATCCTCAAGGTCACCGCCGATCCGTCCATCATCTCCTTTGCCGGCGGCCTGCCCAAGCCCGACCTCTTTCCCACCGGCCCCATCGCCGCCGCCGCCGCCCGGGTATTGGCCGAAAACGGCCCCGCTGCCCTGCAGTACTCCGTCACCGAAGGCGAACCGGCCCTGCGCCAATGGATAGCCGACCGCTACAAGACCAAGCGCGGCCTGGACATTGATCCGGCCACGATCCTTATCACCAACGGCTCCCAGCAAAGCCTGGATCTCTTGGGCAAGGTCTTCCTCGACCCCGGCGACGTGGTCGGCGTGGAGCTGCCCGGCTACATCGGGGCCATCCAGGCCTTCTCGGTCTTCGAGCCGACTTTTGCCGGCGTTCCCCTTGGTCCCGAAGGCCCGGACATCGACCGCCTCGTGGACGTGCTGACCCGCCAGCAGGCCAAGATGTTCTACGCCGTGCCCAATTTCCAAAATCCCTCGGGCCTGACCTATTCGCTCACCGCCCGCCGGGCCGTGGCCGAGGCCATGCGCGTGTCCGACGCCATTTTCGTCGAGGACGACCCCTACGGCGAACTGCGGTTTATGGGCGAGGCCCTGCCGCCGGTGTCGGCCTTCATGACCCAGGACCGCTATCTGCTCGGCACGTTTTCCAAGATCGCCGCCCCGGGCCTGCGCCTGGGCTGGGTGGTGGCCGATCCCGACTCCCTGCCCAAGCTCGTCACGGCCAAGCAGGCCTCGGACCTCCACTGTTCGACCCTGGTGCAGCGCATCCTCGTGCAGTACCTGGCCGACAACGACCTCGACGCCCACATCGCCACCATCAAGGCCGCCTACGGGACCCAGCGCGACCTCATGGTCGAACGCATCAAGGCCGAATTCCCCGAAGGTGTGCAATATACCGAACCCGAGGGCGGCATGTTCCTGTGGGTCACCCTGCCCGAGGGCTGCTCGGCCTTTGCCTTGTTCGACCTGTGCATCAAGGAAAAGGTCGCCTTCGTGCCCGGCGAGCCGTTTTTCGTGGACGGCTCGGGCCAGCGCACCATGCGGCTCAACTTCTCCAACGCCGAACCCGAGCGCATCGTGGAAGGCATCCGTCGCATGGGCCGGGCCATCGAAAAGCTCCTGGAAACGCCCGCCTGCCCGGCTGGACCGAGCGCCTAA
- a CDS encoding ATP-dependent 6-phosphofructokinase: MRNTQDAALIERLTPADAAVPQLGQAACDSPKCSGAFIEDESGVLVGISRHNLADPQAVPVFFEEAGPRRQLFFAPHKTKVAVVTCGGVCPGINDVIRSIVMEAHHHYGVAAVLGIRYGLRGFIPACRHDVMELTPDAVAEIHEFGGTILGSSRGPQAVDEIVDAMERLGIGFCVFIGGVGTMRAASAIMAEITARELPMGVVCIPKTVDNDIHFVSRTFGFATAVEQAAEAIACAHVEASGAPYGIGLVKLMGRQSGFIAAEASMGLKHVNMVLVPEDLFALEGPGGVLDVLEKRLRSRGHAVIVAAEGGGQHLVDDTGRFDPSGNPVLGDFCGLLAARIKAHCKAAGLPITLKAIDPSYIIRSVPANTADAVYCGFLGRLAVHAGMAGKTGLMIGSVNDRFVHVPLPLVTGERKRVDIASDYWQAVLDSTGQPRFAQAGG; the protein is encoded by the coding sequence ATGCGCAACACCCAGGACGCCGCCCTGATCGAACGCCTCACCCCGGCCGACGCGGCCGTGCCCCAGCTCGGCCAGGCCGCCTGCGACAGCCCCAAGTGTTCCGGGGCCTTTATCGAAGACGAATCCGGAGTGCTGGTCGGCATCAGCCGCCATAATCTGGCCGACCCCCAGGCCGTGCCGGTCTTTTTCGAGGAAGCCGGCCCGCGCCGCCAGCTCTTTTTTGCGCCCCACAAGACCAAGGTGGCCGTGGTCACCTGCGGCGGCGTGTGCCCGGGCATCAACGACGTCATCCGCTCCATCGTCATGGAGGCCCATCACCACTACGGCGTGGCCGCGGTGCTTGGCATCCGCTACGGCCTTCGCGGCTTCATCCCGGCCTGCCGCCACGACGTCATGGAGTTGACCCCGGACGCCGTGGCCGAGATCCACGAATTCGGCGGCACGATCCTTGGCTCCTCGCGCGGCCCCCAGGCCGTGGACGAGATCGTGGACGCCATGGAGCGCCTGGGCATCGGCTTTTGCGTCTTCATCGGCGGCGTGGGCACCATGCGCGCCGCCTCGGCCATCATGGCCGAGATCACGGCCCGCGAACTGCCCATGGGCGTGGTGTGCATCCCCAAAACCGTGGACAACGACATTCATTTCGTCTCGCGCACTTTCGGCTTCGCCACCGCCGTGGAGCAGGCCGCCGAAGCCATTGCCTGCGCCCATGTCGAGGCTTCGGGCGCGCCCTACGGCATCGGGCTGGTCAAGCTCATGGGCCGGCAGTCGGGATTTATCGCCGCCGAGGCCAGCATGGGGCTTAAGCACGTCAACATGGTGCTGGTGCCCGAGGATCTGTTTGCCCTGGAGGGGCCGGGCGGGGTGCTGGACGTGCTGGAAAAGCGCCTGCGTTCCCGGGGCCATGCCGTCATCGTGGCGGCCGAGGGCGGCGGGCAGCATCTCGTGGACGACACCGGCCGGTTCGACCCCTCGGGCAATCCGGTGCTCGGCGATTTCTGCGGCCTGCTCGCCGCGCGCATCAAGGCCCACTGTAAGGCGGCCGGATTGCCCATCACGCTCAAGGCCATCGACCCCAGCTACATCATCCGCTCCGTGCCGGCCAACACCGCCGATGCCGTCTACTGCGGCTTTCTGGGGCGTCTGGCCGTCCACGCCGGCATGGCCGGCAAGACCGGGCTCATGATCGGCTCGGTCAACGACCGCTTCGTCCATGTGCCGTTGCCGCTCGTCACCGGCGAGCGCAAGCGCGTGGACATCGCCTCGGACTATTGGCAGGCCGTGCTCGATTCCACGGGCCAGCCGCGTTTTGCCCAGGCCGGGGGCTGA
- the cobT gene encoding nicotinate-nucleotide--dimethylbenzimidazole phosphoribosyltransferase — protein sequence MSRVLSEVLAAVRPVDQSLFPVAAVHLDNLTKPRGSLGRLEELAARLFVISGGVKPTVDPARIYVCAGDHGVAAEGVSLFPQEVTRQMVANFLAGGAGINVLAATAGIDLRVVDAGCLGEPFAPHPRFAGARVASGTANLAEAPAMTREQCEGALLLGVSLAEAAAAEGVRALGTGDMGIANTTPSTALFCAYLGLSPAEITGPGTGLDAGGVGRKAAIVAKGLALHADVVAGGDPVAVLACLGGLEIACLAGLVIGAAACRLPIAVDGFISTAAYVAARAICPTVADYAVISHASAEPGYAPIMAALDQKPLLDLGLRLGEGTGAALALFLMRSACNIYNDMATFASAGVSEG from the coding sequence ATGTCCCGCGTTTTGTCTGAAGTCCTGGCCGCCGTGCGGCCCGTGGACCAGTCGCTTTTTCCCGTGGCCGCCGTCCATCTCGACAACCTCACCAAACCGCGCGGCAGCCTGGGACGCCTGGAAGAACTGGCGGCCCGGCTGTTCGTCATCAGCGGTGGCGTCAAGCCGACCGTTGACCCGGCCCGCATCTACGTCTGCGCCGGAGACCACGGCGTGGCCGCCGAGGGCGTGAGCCTTTTTCCGCAGGAAGTCACCCGCCAGATGGTGGCCAATTTCCTGGCCGGCGGCGCGGGCATCAACGTCCTGGCCGCCACCGCCGGCATCGACCTGCGGGTGGTGGACGCCGGCTGCCTGGGCGAACCCTTCGCCCCTCATCCCCGGTTCGCCGGCGCGCGGGTGGCCTCGGGCACGGCCAATCTGGCCGAGGCCCCGGCCATGACCCGGGAGCAGTGCGAGGGGGCGCTTTTGCTTGGCGTGTCCCTGGCCGAGGCCGCCGCCGCCGAAGGTGTGCGAGCCCTGGGCACGGGCGACATGGGCATCGCCAACACCACGCCGTCCACCGCGCTTTTTTGCGCCTATCTCGGCCTTTCCCCGGCCGAGATCACCGGCCCGGGCACGGGTCTGGACGCCGGAGGCGTGGGCCGCAAGGCGGCCATCGTGGCCAAGGGGCTTGCCCTGCACGCGGACGTCGTGGCCGGCGGCGACCCCGTGGCCGTCCTGGCCTGCCTGGGCGGCCTGGAAATCGCCTGCCTGGCCGGGCTGGTCATCGGCGCGGCCGCCTGCCGGCTGCCCATCGCCGTGGACGGCTTCATTTCCACCGCCGCCTACGTGGCCGCCCGGGCCATCTGTCCCACCGTGGCCGACTACGCCGTCATCAGCCACGCCTCGGCCGAGCCGGGCTACGCCCCGATCATGGCCGCCCTGGACCAAAAGCCGCTTTTGGACCTCGGCCTGCGCCTGGGCGAAGGCACCGGCGCGGCCCTGGCCCTGTTCCTCATGCGCTCGGCCTGCAATATCTACAACGATATGGCGACCTTCGCCTCGGCCGGCGTGAGCGAAGGGTAG
- a CDS encoding cytidylyltransferase domain-containing protein, giving the protein MSAMRIGALVPARMGSKRLPGKNIIELGGVPLVCRTLDVLLSSGVFADVTVSTESPVVAEMVRSRYPAEAVSVLMRPESLAGDDAPLHLVAEHYAENRPDLQWLGLFMPTFPFRTADRLREAAAAIHTGHALRVQAVRPEQHWDRDYFYPAASGFAPVFAGFPNLLRFSSTSYMLWRRETPRFQAMYMGYRLGEREYRLDVGLTETLDIDDAADLALARRILAGARYGLTPATTTAVGPYFVQTPAGADVAAFLRWLGPELLADPASPPLLLQKPRPPLFTARLVSDLPELHFLNPEAKDHTWSPRYIQTANTAHCLPIYQQSPVWRIIPRDAPQHQPPEPVDRSSLGQPADAADHLIPAARVRFVADMEGEAFYEGPYRLED; this is encoded by the coding sequence ATGAGCGCCATGCGCATCGGCGCGTTGGTTCCGGCCCGCATGGGCTCCAAGCGGCTGCCCGGCAAGAACATCATCGAACTCGGCGGCGTGCCGCTGGTCTGCCGCACCCTGGACGTGCTGCTTTCTAGCGGCGTGTTCGCCGACGTCACGGTGTCCACGGAAAGCCCGGTCGTGGCCGAGATGGTGCGTTCGCGGTATCCGGCCGAGGCCGTTTCGGTGCTCATGCGCCCCGAGTCCCTGGCCGGGGACGATGCGCCCTTGCATCTGGTGGCCGAGCACTACGCCGAAAATCGGCCCGACCTCCAATGGCTTGGACTTTTCATGCCGACCTTCCCTTTTCGCACGGCCGACCGGCTGCGCGAAGCCGCCGCCGCCATCCACACCGGCCACGCCCTGCGCGTCCAGGCCGTGCGGCCCGAACAGCACTGGGACCGCGACTACTTCTACCCCGCGGCCAGCGGCTTTGCCCCGGTTTTTGCCGGCTTTCCCAATCTGCTGCGGTTTTCCTCCACAAGCTACATGCTCTGGCGGCGGGAAACCCCGAGATTTCAAGCCATGTACATGGGCTATCGCCTGGGCGAGCGGGAGTACCGCCTCGACGTCGGCCTGACCGAAACCCTGGACATCGACGACGCGGCCGATCTGGCCCTGGCTCGGCGCATCCTGGCCGGGGCGCGCTACGGCCTGACTCCGGCGACGACCACGGCGGTCGGGCCCTATTTCGTCCAAACCCCGGCCGGAGCCGACGTGGCCGCGTTTTTGCGCTGGCTGGGACCGGAGCTCCTGGCCGATCCGGCCAGTCCGCCGCTGCTTTTGCAAAAGCCCAGACCGCCGCTGTTCACGGCCCGACTGGTCAGCGATCTGCCGGAACTGCATTTTCTCAACCCCGAAGCCAAGGACCACACCTGGTCGCCGCGCTACATCCAAACGGCCAACACCGCTCACTGTCTGCCCATTTACCAACAAAGCCCGGTGTGGCGGATCATCCCGCGCGACGCCCCCCAGCATCAACCGCCCGAGCCGGTGGATCGAAGCAGTCTTGGCCAGCCGGCCGATGCCGCCGACCACCTTATCCCGGCTGCGCGCGTGCGTTTTGTCGCCGACATGGAAGGCGAGGCGTTTTATGAAGGGCCGTACCGGCTGGAGGATTGA
- a CDS encoding multicopper oxidase family protein — translation MAGFFHRLASRLPRRPDTPDNTPDDAAGTRPARRRFLSLAALAPMLAAAPALAKSAPHAGRAMPAGPAGPGGHGGHGGVIFPWRDPAVTITPPPPLTGKGEGEVITPHIPSLGFERDGEVKVFRLTAQPVTRLLLDGPPRPGSLWDRWHKAKGAMHGMDIPKPAKLWGFNGSMPGPAIEVIQGDRVRIIVKNELPEATSVHWHGLEIPNDQDGVGGLTQPPIRPGQSFVYEFTVNQVGTFMYHSSFNEKKQVGMGLGGFFISHPADGTRRVDRDYGLLLQEWFFYPGNEHVDVTSTDPNWFTINGKAAPSTDVLTARVGQTVRLRIANLSNMHAHPIHLHGVTWRVTGTEGGPIPESAQWPGNTVNVAPGTVRDVEFTFHYPGYWHLHCHKLHHTVNAHAAVPMGVMPMGGMTMLFEVAAAEGGHDAGHAPAQAGHGGHDAKAPAQAGHDSHQGHGGN, via the coding sequence ATGGCCGGTTTTTTCCACCGTCTCGCTTCCCGGCTGCCACGTCGCCCGGACACGCCCGACAACACGCCCGACGACGCGGCCGGCACGCGGCCGGCGCGCCGCCGCTTCCTCTCCCTGGCCGCCCTGGCCCCAATGCTGGCCGCCGCCCCGGCCCTGGCCAAGTCCGCTCCCCACGCCGGCCGTGCCATGCCGGCCGGACCGGCCGGTCCAGGCGGACATGGCGGCCACGGCGGCGTCATCTTTCCCTGGCGCGATCCGGCCGTGACCATCACCCCGCCCCCGCCGCTGACCGGCAAGGGCGAGGGCGAGGTCATCACACCCCATATCCCCAGCCTGGGCTTTGAGCGCGACGGCGAGGTCAAGGTCTTTCGCCTGACGGCCCAGCCCGTGACCCGGCTGCTGCTCGACGGGCCGCCGCGCCCAGGCTCGCTGTGGGACCGCTGGCACAAGGCCAAGGGGGCCATGCACGGCATGGACATCCCCAAGCCGGCCAAGCTCTGGGGATTCAACGGCTCCATGCCCGGCCCGGCCATCGAGGTCATCCAGGGCGACCGAGTGCGGATCATCGTCAAAAACGAGCTGCCCGAGGCCACCAGCGTCCACTGGCACGGCCTGGAGATCCCCAACGACCAGGACGGCGTCGGGGGACTGACCCAGCCGCCCATCCGCCCAGGCCAGAGCTTCGTTTACGAATTCACCGTCAACCAGGTCGGCACGTTCATGTACCACTCCTCGTTTAACGAGAAAAAGCAGGTGGGCATGGGCCTTGGCGGCTTTTTCATCAGCCATCCGGCCGACGGCACGCGCCGGGTGGACCGCGACTACGGCCTGCTCCTGCAGGAGTGGTTTTTCTATCCCGGCAACGAGCACGTGGACGTGACCTCCACCGACCCCAACTGGTTCACGATAAACGGCAAGGCCGCGCCGTCCACCGACGTGCTGACGGCCAGGGTCGGCCAGACCGTGCGCCTGCGGATCGCCAACCTGTCCAACATGCACGCCCATCCCATCCACCTCCACGGCGTCACCTGGCGCGTCACCGGCACCGAGGGCGGCCCCATCCCGGAATCGGCCCAATGGCCGGGCAACACCGTCAATGTGGCCCCCGGGACCGTGCGCGACGTGGAATTCACCTTCCATTATCCTGGTTACTGGCACCTGCACTGCCACAAGCTGCACCACACCGTGAACGCCCACGCCGCCGTGCCCATGGGTGTCATGCCCATGGGCGGCATGACCATGCTTTTCGAGGTGGCCGCTGCCGAGGGCGGGCATGACGCCGGACACGCCCCGGCCCAGGCCGGACACGGCGGGCATGACGCGAAAGCCCCGGCCCAGGCCGGACATGACAGCCACCAAGGCCACGGAGGCAACTAG